A stretch of Miscanthus floridulus cultivar M001 chromosome 13, ASM1932011v1, whole genome shotgun sequence DNA encodes these proteins:
- the LOC136501281 gene encoding uncharacterized protein gives MKRKRGPKLARKKAGPAESTSPDSASSPSTEASDSPRDQAEEDNNNNNAPPVVDAGVAVPEPPPPPPPPAQPQPSEPPRKPSATAPANPPADITYSRPKVGAVYGRVKLKFKSSKTVDSPLRHQQQQDSSEAQVPPADAGKSESAAVPEVIKRADAEKAAVMMDGQQTDGQGLESSDADKEKVARKVGGIKIKLAGLPSVENSTPDRKADSADGPAPSKQEALLESKKMEDVVELRSSQESEEKQSTPEHQRNEKELAAALEAIKKVMKMDAADPFNVPVDPVALEIPDYFDVIDTPMDFGTICQNLERGDKYMNSEDVYKDVQFIWDNCIKYNSKGDYIIELMKRVKKGFMKYWLAAGLYSDVPDSGGNDNTGDEDAKGHSKSKAKNKRRRPGNDRHKSDCICAVCQVTRRKKERDEILAIIDNETAAMDSNTSEQHDMEGNSGGNNLGNHDTCSSQEQPSQTYVYKETSEANDSGIRMEDVGKFSIDQTSSFPLPDYEDEGSRQYSEEKGQAEYRYMNSNEEHSPTGTQPNEYSDVEHHQQKGQTETSQEVEMEEDYPMQQNPSFLQLCASLFPSNGSTTFRVRHSLFRLRRRAPVKESPLHVAMAAIMKR, from the exons ATGAAGCGCAAGCGTGGCCCCAAGCTGGCGCGCAAGAAGGCTGGTCCGGCGGAGTCCACCTCGCCGGATTCCGCGTCCAGTCCCAGCACGGAGGCGTCGGACAGCCCGCGAGACCAGGCGGAGgaggataataataataataacgcGCCGCCTGTCGTCGATGCGGGGGTAGCAGTGCCTGaaccaccgcctcctcctcctcctcctgctcaacCTCAACCTTCTGAGCCACCTCGGAAGCCCAGCGCCACCGCGCCGGCTAATCCTCCTGCGGACATAACGTACAGCAGGCCCAAGGTGGGAGCTGTGTACGGCCGTGTGAAGCTCAAGTTCAAGTCGTCCAAGACGGTGGACTCGCCACTGCGCCATCAGCAGCAGCAGGATTCTTCGGAAGCTCAAGTGCCGCCTGCTGATGCTGGGAAATCGGAGAGCGCTGCTGTCCCTGAAGTAATCAAAAGAGCTGATGCAGAGAAGGCTGCGGTCATGATGGATGGGCAGCAAACAGACGGGCAGGGGTTGGAGTCGAGTGATGCGGATAAGGAGAAGGTGGCAAGGAAAGTAGGAGGCATTAAGATCAAGTTGGCGGGGCTGCCTTCTGTAGAAAACAGCACACCGGATCGGAAAGCCGATTCGGCAGATGGGCCTGCTCCGAGCAAGCAGGAAGCTCTTTTGGAAAGCAAAAAAATGGAGGATGTGGTGGAGCTGAGGAGCTCACAGGAGTCGGAAGAAAAGCAGTCTACTCCGGAACATCAGCGCAACGAGAAAGAGCTGGCTGCTGCACTTGAA GCTATTAAGAAAGTTATGAAGATGGACGCCGCTGATCCGTTCAATGTTCCAGTGGATCCTGTTGCATTAGAAATACCT GATTATTTTGATGTTATTGACACTCCTATGGATTTTGGCACAATATGTCAAAATTTGGAACGCGGTGACAAGTATATGAATTCGGAGGATGTATATAAGGATGTGCAATTCATATGGGATAACTGTATCAAGTACAACAGTAAAGGCGATTACATAATTGAGCTTATGAAACGGGTCAAGAAGGGCTTCATGAAATATTGGTTGGCCGCTGGCTTGTATTCTGATGTGCCAGACAGCG GCGGCAATGACAACACTGGTGATGAGGATGCCAAAGGCCACTCAAAAAGCAAGGCTAAGAACAAAAGGCGACGCCCAGG GAACGATCGCCACAAAAGTGACTGCATATGTGCTGTTTGTCAAGTTACAAggcgtaagaaagaaagggatgaAATATTGGCTATTATAGATAATGAAACTGCTGCAATGGATAGTAACACTTCTGAGCAGCATGACATGGAG GGAAACTCTGGTGGTAATAATCTTGGTAATCATGACACTTGCTCTAGCCAGGAGCAACCGTCACAAACTTATGTGTACAAAGAGACATCAGAAGCAAATGATTCTGGGATTCGGATGGAAGATGTTGGAAAGTTCTCCATTGATCAGACATCTAGTTTTCCGCTTCCTGACTATGAAGACGAGGGTTCCAGACAATACTCGGAGGAAAAAGGACAGGCTGAGTATAGATATATGAACAGTAACGAAGAGCACAGCCCCACTGGCACTCAGCCTAACGAGTACTCTGATGTTGAGCATCACCAGCAAAAG GGACAGACAGAGACCAGCCAAGAGGTTGAAATGGAGGAGGATTATCCTATGCAGCAGAACCCTTCATTCCTTCAACTCTGCGCGAGCCTCTTCCCCAGCAACGGGAGCACCACTTTCAGGGTGCGACATTCCCTGTTCCGTCTGCGACGCCGAGCTCCGGTGAAGGAGAGCCCTCTGCAtgtagccatggcggccataATGAAGCGTTAG